gcgcatcccagtgttcgaaccttgagggttttgccggaacccgtgatccggcACTGACGTCCCTAGGAGTGTCAGGAATGTAATGCTCGACGAGTGTACCCAAACCATGGTGTGATCTACAAATCAtggtttctcaaaaaaaaacaCAAGTTCGTGTGGGTCCAAATACGAAATTGCTTTAGGAACCAACATCTCTAAGcatcagcctttttcttttgccTTCTGCGTACTGTTGGCGCTGCCTCGTACGATCATCCATGCATCGGTCCCAAATTTGTCATGTGTATAGCAACACTCATCCAAATAAGATCAGCCGTTCAACCATCTGATCCAAGGTGCCACGTTCGTCCAATGTTGTATCGAAACATATAATCTCTGTCACCTACCTCTAGATCTAACGTTTAAAACTGTTGGATCATTTACATTTTTTTTTGAGTGGCTGTTGGATCATTTACTTAGGCCAATTTGAAACTATGCAGCCCATTATCTTCTAATGGATCAGGCTCAGCCCAATTCCTCTTACAGCCCGAAGCTCGCACTACAACAAGCCTCACTGCCGTCTGCTCCCTCTACCACCACTCCCAGCTCCCCACCGAAACTCTAGGGTTTCCCAACCACCCCCGCAACCGCAAACCCCCACCCAGGCACGACTCGATCCGAAAACCACCCCACCACCCCCGGCGatgtcgacggcggcggcgcagggCGGCGAGAAGCCGGCGCTCAGGAAGCCGGTGTTCGTCAAGGTGGACCAGCTCAAGCCGGGCACCAACGGCCACACCCTCATCGTCAAGGTCGTCAGCGCCAACCCCGTCCCTGGCCGCGTGCGCACTGGTgcgcccgcctcctcctccgcccgcGCCCCCCGCATCGCGGAGTGCCTCGTGGGCGACGAGACTGGCTCCATCATCTTTACTGCCCGCAACGACCAAGGTGATTGGGTTGCCACTCCTTGGCCTTGGCATATGGTGCCTTTGGTAGATTTCTTAGGACCCGTCTTCTGGCGCTAGTCTGTTTGGATTCGTAGATAATAGTCTATGATGGTTAGGTGCTTCTAAATTTGTGTAGCTTTAATAGTGGCGACGATAGGATAAGAGGTGTAAATCTTGTGGTTGTCACTTCGTTTTACAGTTTAGGCCATCTGGCCATATGTTTTATGATGAATAGATGGCTATCTGGATGGGTGGTATTACAAATTTTAGTAGTCAAACTACGGAttgtattttggaacggaggtaGTACATTTCAGATGCCAAAACAGCAGAAAGGGAAAGCGCCTTTGTGTGTACAAGGGACTACAATTTCCCAGTGTTGCGAATCAGATTACAAGTTCCTAGTGAACGCTTCCTGCACGACCTGAGACAACCGCCAGGCCCGTTGCCACAAAATGCGGCGATCTGCATCTGCCCAGTAATTGATCCAATAGCTTCTTAAAAATTTACACACATGAAGGATCGGCAAGCATCTCTGCTGAAAATAAACCAGTTTTTGTTGGCCTGTGCCTATTGAAGAGAAGCTTgcccaacatcgtctgagatggtttgggcatattcagcgcattcctccagaagctccagtgcatagtgGACGGCTAAAGCTTGCTGTTaatgtcaagagaggtcggggtagaccgaacttgacatgggaggagtccgtaaagagagatttgaaggattggagtatcaccaaagaactagccatggacaggggtgcgtggaagcttgctatccatgtgccagaaccatgagttggccacgagatcttatgggtttcacctctagcctaccccaacttgtttgggactagaggctttgttgttgtttgttgtttgttGGCCTGTACAGGAAATTGATTAGGTTTTGTCCTGAAGTAATTATGAAAACAAAAGAGCAAATTTAATGATGCATAGTTGATTAAAAAAGGCTGCACGCCAAACAAAAGTTGTTCACTACCATTACCTGGCATCCTACAGTTCTGCTGGCCAGTGGCCATCTGCACAGTTGGATTGACTTGGACCTGATATTGTTTTTCCAATTTCCGAAACAGCACACCACTCTTTTCCAATCTTGTATTGTGGTATTGTTTATTTGAGGGTACTATATTTCTATGTGCAGGTGATGCATTCTTTTCAGTGTCCAGTTGAGCTATTatttcaccatacatgcatgaaGTACATCTGACAATATTTTTGATACTAGATCTTCCtctgtctccatgtcttcaactgGAAACCATAGTCTGATACACCATATTGATATTACAAGTTTCTTTGTCCTTTGATGCCATACATCACAGAGAAAAGCATCCTAATATAGCACTACTACCTTCTGACATACCAGACTCTTCTTTCACCTGTTAATTAAATTGTATGGTCAGAACTCACAACCCAATGGCTGTTATAAGCGGCAGTAGCACTACTGCCTTTTGATGTTATGCATGCTAGGAATCCTGTACTCATGCCATTTTTCAGATCTTATACATCTTTTTAGTTGCTCATGGTCATTGTTTAGTATAGGGGATTCTATTTCATGATGCATGTACTATGGACTGATGGTATGCTCTACTATGCAGTTGACCTGTTGAAGGCTGGTGCCACAGCCATATTGCGCAACGCTAAAATTGACATGTTCAAAGCTTCGATGAGGCTTGCGGTGGACAAGTGGGGGCGGGTAGAAGCTACAGAACCTGCCAGCTTTACTGTGAATGAAGAGAACAACTTGTCGCAAGTAGAGTACGAGCTGGTTAACGTGGCTGAGTAATTGTTGAAGTTTTCCTGCCCTTTTCCCGCCATAAAAACGAAGCACTATGAATGAATATTATCAAGCCTTTGGTAAGCTTGTTTATTTCTTATGGTGGTAGTAGATAAGATCAAGATTGTATCACTTGAGCTAGAATGTTCGATGGATCAAACTGAGCTTTCCATGCATCTTACTGGATTGTGATTCCTCTTGGCACTGCTTGTATTGCTGTTGTAATGGAACAAGCTCAGCGTGGCGCCATGTTGTGCTGAGCTTTAGAGATCAAATGGAATGAACTGCCATTACATATTGTGTTGAATTGCTGTTACATTGTGTTGATGTTATATTGCGGTGTCCCGAACAGGATTTTCGTTGTAATCGGTAAAAGAAAAGTCATCTCCTGTTCCAGACATGTTACGGCTATAAAAAGCAATGCTTATGTTGGTGACAGTTAAAAAAGGGAAGGCCTAGCAAGGCCAACACTTTTGGCGAACGTGCTCAAAACGAAACTAGCGGCTGAGGCAAGGCCTCAGGCAAACATGGCTCCCGTGGCCGGTCGCCGGCATCCACGGTCGGAGGAGGCAGAAATTGCAGCAGCCGTCGCTGCCGGACAGGATGGCGACGAGGAGCCATCTGTGGAGGTGGCGTTCGTGGGGCAGCCGCCACCGCCGTGGTGGCGGCAGGTCACGGCGCGGTCGGTGGCCGTGAGCGCGGTGCTGGGCGCCGTGCTGAGCTTCATGTCGATGCGGATCGGGCTGACGGCCGGCGTCGGCCCGACGTTCAACATCGTGGCCAGCCTCCTCGGGTTCTTCGTGATCAAGTCGTGGACGCGGCTGCTGGCCCGCTTCGGCGTCGCCTCCCAGCCCTTCACCAGGCAGGAGAACGTCGTCCTCCAGACCTGCATCATCTCCTGCTCCACCCTCTCCTTCTACGGTACCGTACGTCCGCCCGTCCACGCAGCCGCGCCCACGCTATTTTCCACCAGGTTTTTGCTCAGTCGGCGGCCGTGATTTGCCATTTGCAGGTGGTTTCACGACCTACCTGCTCGCGATGACCGAGACGGTGGCGAAGTCAGCCGGCGGTACCGGCACCGGCAAGGACGTGTACACGCTGCACACCGGGAAcgtggtggccttcctcggcctCGTCACCTTTGCCAGCTTGTTCTGCACTCTCCCGCTGCGGAAGGTGAACCCATTTCCAACCAAGAATCACCACCATTTCCATGTCTTTGTTATGAAAAAACTGAGGCATTTCGCCATTGTTTGGCAGCTCATGATACTCGACTACAAACTGATGTATCCATCTGGTTCAGCTATCGCCGGAATCGTCAACAGCTTCCACACACCAGCGGGAGCCGCAACAGCAAAGTAAACACAATGCCATTTTGTAACCTGCTGGTTCTTCACTATGCCGTTTGTAAGCTTAACCCACATTATTGGTTTCTCTCCTCCCCTCCTTAGGAAGCAAGTGATGGCCATGTCCAAAGCCATTGTTGGGAGCTTCATGTGGGCATCCTTCCAGTGGGTTTACACGGGAGGAAGCGGCTGCGGCTTCCAAGATTTTCCCTTGTTCGGATTGAAGGCATATAAGCAGAAGTTTTACTTCGATTTCTCCGCAAGTCTCGTCGGTGTGGGCATGATCTGCCCTGTCCTCATCAACTTCTCCATGCTTTTCGGATCTATCATTACCTCCTTCATCCTGTGGCCAACCCTCCAGAGCAAGAAAGGGGACTGGTACAACGATCCTTCGCCGACAAATTTCAGGGGAATCAATGGATACAAGGTGAGTGATGACAGAATTCCGTCTGAACTTTACCATGGTTCGTACTTATCAGATGTTTCAGTCTTTGCACTTCGCTGACCATGTTTGCTGCTTCCATGAAACAGGTGCCCATGGGCATATCGATGGTGCTTGGGGATTGTCTGTTCCAACTGGGTTCAATCACCATAAGGGCTGCCAACCACTTCCACAAGAATCGTCAGCAACGGAATCCCGGCGGTACCAACATACCAGCAGATGGAAATTCAGATAAACAAACAGCTCTTAGCTACGATGAGCATCGCAGGAACAAGATCTTTCTGAACGAAGGACTGTCGGGCTATGTCTCGGTTGCTGGCTACATCCTCTTCGCAGCCGTCTCAGCAATCTTCGTTCCACGTATCTTCCCACAGATCCGATATTACCATGTGGCCTTATTATACGCTGTCGCTCCCATCCTGGCATTCTGCAATTCATATGCTTCTGGACTGTGTGACTGGTCCCTGGCACCCGTCTACGCGAAGCTTGCTATATTCCTTGTTGGGGCATGGGTTGGTGAAGCATCTGGTGGCGCCATTGCCGGCCTTGCTGCCTGTGGTGTCATGTTGATGATCATTGGTAATGCCGCTGAGCTCATGCATGACTTCAAGACTGGATACCTGACACTCACCTCACCACTGTCCATGTTCATAAGCCAAGCAATTGGGACTGCACTTGGTTGCTTGATCAACCCGCTTGTCTTCCTGTCCTTTGAAAAACTTGTCGGCAAAGAGCATTTGGGAGAAGCTGGATCGGCATTCTCGGCGCCCTTGGCCACCGCATACCGTGGGCTCGCAGTTTTAAGTGTTGAAGGAACCAAGATACTCCCAAAGCACTCCATTGAGTTTTGTGTAGCTTTCTTCCTTATGGCCTTTTGCTTGGATTGCCTATCAGCAGTAGCCAAAGCAAAGAAATGGAAGGCAAGTAACTACATTCCAAACGCCATGGCTATGGCAATTCCATTCTTAATCGCACCGAATATTGCAATAGACATGGCCTTGGGGAGTCTACTGTTAGTTATCTGGAAGAAAACAGATAAGAAAAACGCAAATATGCTTGCAGTTGTAGTAGCATCAGGTTTGATCTGTGGAGATGGACTTTGGGCATTGCCATCAGCATTACTTTCATTTTTCCAAATCGAGCCACCCATCTGCATGAAGTTCTTGTCTAGTCATCAGACCAAGCTAATGCGGGAGCAGTTCCTACCCAAAGTGACTACCTCATGATGATACAGACAAGTACTGACAGAAATGGCTTGTAAATGATTTCAGATCATATTGTTATAAAGTTATTTAGTGCACAGCTACACATGTGAATTCCTTGAGTCACATACTTGCCTTTTTTGCCTGTGTAAATATTTTTCCAGTGTCTGTAGGAGCATTATTGAAACAATGATGTTGTACAAGATAAATGGGATTCATAAGTGAAGACTAAAAGGATCAAAATATGCTTGACACCAAAGCCACATTGCCAGTAAAAGAAAGGGAACAGGCTTTTAATCACCAGGTCATGCTGAGAAACCAAACAAACCGATACGAAAGGTCAAGCATAGTATTCATTTTGCCAGCGATTCAAACTTCTACACCCCTAGCACGGTTCTCATCACATAACCATAATGATTCTGGTTAATGAAGATGAAGGTGGGAAATTGAAGTTTAAGCAATATCAAACATCATTTATTAAAAATTTCATCGTAGTTCACATACAGAAAAAGAAAAGCATGCTTCCTTTCTTTGTCAACTCATCCTGAAAGACTAGTAATCTCCTGGCTCTGTTGGCAGGTCAGCATCATACTCCATCAATTTCAGCTGTTATCCAACAATAACAACTCATCACGATAGTTATACGAATTTAAGAAGAATGTATAAATTAAAACATTACATATGCTACTTTTCCAGGGTGTTTTATAGTACTTCATAGCCAAATGTAAAAAAAATTCAGTTTCTCTACGATATGAACGAAAAAAACAAATAGATAAAAATTCCCTATGGAAATAAATCGTTATAATACTGTATACTCTATGTTAAAAAACAGTGCCCTGCAATTTAGGGGGGGCTCAAACAGTACACTATGTGAAAAAATCGCTACTTAAGGCACAAAGTTTCAGCGAGTTGTCCGCTTAGAACTTTTAGATTCTTTCTCAATTTGTTCTCTTCAATACTGCCCCAGTCAATAACTAGTAACACCTATCAACATTTTTTATTTTGCGCCCCAATGCACAAATTGTAGATCATGTAACTAAAATATGAACATATTCATTCTTTCCGGGGGAATTAGGAGCCTCAGTCACTAAGTTTACAGGAAATCCTCCAATGATAGGAACCATTATCATTCCTATGTTTTGTCTAGTAATTATTATCTATCAATTGTTAAGCATGGTTTTAAAAGGTGTAGGGAGTCCCAGAGAAAGTTATGATTCATATAGCAGTAAGTTGGCACGGCAGCACTTCTACACATACTGGAGCAAGGTTTGGTAGTTGGTTAAGATTGTAAGGGACATAACATTTACTCATATTTCAACGAAATGGGGAGATATTTTAGTGGTCACCTTTCCCAAGTTGGTCTTCATCTAGTTTCGTCTTTCCCTACAacaaagaaataaaaagaaaaacagaaaagtGGGTCTCTTTCGTCAATAAGACTAGAAACAGGACTGGAGAATGATGTTAACATGAAACTAAATGCTGGAAACACGGCCAGAGAGAATTGTGGATTGCATCTATTGATTTGTGTTTGAAATGCATATAGTATGATCCAGGTGTTGAAGGAATTGGGTGAATGTTACAGAGAAGTCGTTATGCACGCTTGGACCAATGTTAACCAAGACTAAGGTAGTGCAAGTCCAT
The Aegilops tauschii subsp. strangulata cultivar AL8/78 chromosome 3, Aet v6.0, whole genome shotgun sequence genome window above contains:
- the LOC109773566 gene encoding uncharacterized protein At4g28440, with the protein product MSTAAAQGGEKPALRKPVFVKVDQLKPGTNGHTLIVKVVSANPVPGRVRTGAPASSSARAPRIAECLVGDETGSIIFTARNDQVDLLKAGATAILRNAKIDMFKASMRLAVDKWGRVEATEPASFTVNEENNLSQVEYELVNVAE
- the LOC109773593 gene encoding probable metal-nicotianamine transporter YSL1; the encoded protein is MAPVAGRRHPRSEEAEIAAAVAAGQDGDEEPSVEVAFVGQPPPPWWRQVTARSVAVSAVLGAVLSFMSMRIGLTAGVGPTFNIVASLLGFFVIKSWTRLLARFGVASQPFTRQENVVLQTCIISCSTLSFYGGFTTYLLAMTETVAKSAGGTGTGKDVYTLHTGNVVAFLGLVTFASLFCTLPLRKVNPFPTKNHHHFHVFVMKKLRHFAIVWQLMILDYKLMYPSGSAIAGIVNSFHTPAGAATAKKQVMAMSKAIVGSFMWASFQWVYTGGSGCGFQDFPLFGLKAYKQKFYFDFSASLVGVGMICPVLINFSMLFGSIITSFILWPTLQSKKGDWYNDPSPTNFRGINGYKVPMGISMVLGDCLFQLGSITIRAANHFHKNRQQRNPGGTNIPADGNSDKQTALSYDEHRRNKIFLNEGLSGYVSVAGYILFAAVSAIFVPRIFPQIRYYHVALLYAVAPILAFCNSYASGLCDWSLAPVYAKLAIFLVGAWVGEASGGAIAGLAACGVMLMIIGNAAELMHDFKTGYLTLTSPLSMFISQAIGTALGCLINPLVFLSFEKLVGKEHLGEAGSAFSAPLATAYRGLAVLSVEGTKILPKHSIEFCVAFFLMAFCLDCLSAVAKAKKWKASNYIPNAMAMAIPFLIAPNIAIDMALGSLLLVIWKKTDKKNANMLAVVVASGLICGDGLWALPSALLSFFQIEPPICMKFLSSHQTKLMREQFLPKVTTS